The following are from one region of the Nicotiana tomentosiformis chromosome 7, ASM39032v3, whole genome shotgun sequence genome:
- the LOC138896336 gene encoding uncharacterized protein yields the protein MELAAYKLEDMANTWYETILLRRPTGAAPLTWDEFSKLFMDHFLPDNLMQKYARDFERLVQTPDIDVSTYNTKFCKLARYAFYLVPTEEARVQKFVDGLVGRPYTTVSP from the coding sequence ATGGAGCTCGCAGCATACAAACTAGAGGATATGGCCAACACATGGTATGAAACTATATTGCTAAGAAGGCCAACAGGAGCAGCACCACTGACATGGGATGAGTTTAGTAAGTTGTTCATGGATCATTTTCTTCCAGACAACCTGATGCAAAAATATGCTAGAGACTTTGAGAGATTGGTTCAGACTCCAGATATAGATGTGTCAACATATAACACCAAGTTTTGTAAGCTGGCTAGATATGCTTTTTACTTAGTGCCTACCGAAGAAGCTCGAGTTCAGAAGTTTGTTGATGGATTGGTTGGTCGTCCATACACTACAGTATCCCCATAG
- the LOC138896337 gene encoding uncharacterized protein, with product MKTLSYSVVVDLARKIENKGRDKRVTSDLRKKAKTGWSFSGSFSENRRAGNQGQQQQGSQTGTHLSSQSTYIPHYRQGTRGPSASGHHNSRQIYATTPLGHHLRDCPQPPRNFNQASIQSDTPTQTTRNTPGATGTENKGRGVGDRATMTQGQGNAGRGQKGCLGLLAIVNDTRKEIISIENVPVVREYFDVFPEEMPFGLTNAPAAFIDLMNRVFKPFLDRFVIVFIDGGFTVLCDASMVGLGCVLMQNGRVIAYASRQLKKHEQNYPTHDLEIDAVVFALKIWRHYLYGETCEIYTDHKSLKYIFQQRDLNLRQHRWMELLKDYDCSILYHTGKDNMVADALSKKSMGSLAHIAPAKRLLAKDIQKLEDTTIRFSVENSEALLRWGLRW from the exons ATGAAGACCTTATCCTACTCTGTTGTAGTCGACCTTGCTAGAAAGATTGAAAACAAGGGACGTGATAAGCGTGTAACTAGTGATTTACGTAAGAAGGCCAAGACAGGATGGTCTTTCAGTGGCAGTTTCAGTGAAAATCGAAGAGCGGGAAATCAGGGACAACAACAACAGGGTTCTCAGACAGGGACACATTTGTCTTCACAGTCCACATACATACCACATTACAGACAAGGCACTAGGGGACCGTCAGCATCTGGACATCATAATTCTAGGCAGATATACGCCACTACTCCA TTGGGACATCACTTGAGGGATTGCCCCCAACCTCCGAGGAATTTCAATCAGGCTTCTATTCAGTCAGATACACCTACTCAGACTACTCGTAATACTCCAGGTGCTACAGGTACAGAAAATAAAGGCCGAGGTGTTGGGGACCGTGCTACTATGACTCAAGGACAAGGGAATGCTGGTAGAGGTCAG AAAGGTTGCTTGGGTCTCTTAGCTATTGTAAATGACACAAGAAAGGAAATAATTAGTATAGAAAATGTACCAGTAGTAAGAGAATATTTTGATGTATTTCCTGAGGA gatgcctttcggactgactaatgctccagctgcattcatagatttaatgaatagggtgttcaagccatttctggatagatttgtaatagtatttatcga TGGAGGATTTACAGTATTATGTGATGCCTCGATGGTGGGATTAGGATGTGTTCTCATGCAAAATGGTcgtgttatagcttatgcttcgagACAATTGAAAAAGCACGAGCAAAACTATCCTACACATGATTTGGAGATAGATGCAGTGGTATTTGCtctaaaaatttggaggcattatctatacggcgaaacttgtgagatttatactgacCATAAAAGTCTGAAGTATATCTTTCAGCAGAGAGATCTGAATCTTCGGCAGCATCGGTGGATGGAACTACTCAAAGACTATGATTGTTCTATTTTGTATCATACTGGAAAAgacaatatggtggctgatgcatTGAGCAAAAAATCTATGGGGAGTTTGGCACATATAGCTCCTGCAAAGAGACTTTTGGCCAAAGATATTCAGAAACTGGAAGATACAACTATCAGATTTAGTGTCGAAAATTCAGAGGCATTGTTG AGATGGGGCCTTAGATGGTAA